Proteins from one Streptomyces sp. NBC_00390 genomic window:
- the pglX gene encoding BREX-2 system adenine-specific DNA-methyltransferase PglX: protein MIDRMALLRDLKQQVKAVEIDLARQVRADGEIGVRLKTEYDQARKLGRTAATWNSWLEERVTQVAVAWVLGTVFIRFCEDNRLIPEPYLTGADGDRRELAEARYDAYVESDADPTYRGWLEKSFEELGAGQAGRLLFDRKHNPLFQIPLSHDGARELVEFWRGRDEAGALVHDFTDPLNEDGTEGWDTRFLGDLYQDLSEAARKTYALLQTPEFVEEFILDRTMDPAVREFGYEGLKMIDPTCGSGHFVLGAFRRLVRMWGEGQPGRDVYERVRAALDSVHGVDLNPFAVAIARFRLLVAAMATSGLRTMTDAAKCEWPIHLAVGDSLIKARQMELPLGADEKGTDPLAEFSFATEDVRDHPGILQQGRYHVVVGNPPYIQVEDASLNKVYRDLYDACAGSYALSVPFAQRFFELARKGGVDGCGYGLVGQITANSFMKREFGTKLIESYFRDRVELMEVIDTSGAYVPGHGTPTVILIGRRRNGNVRAETIRTVRSVQGEPATPENGEDGLVWNAIVDQIDKPSSVSQWVSVDDLERDRYFGRQPWILADGGLEMVEQLRAASPRQLTHAIDAIGRTTKSGADDIFFLPDAAAARRMNLADSVRKLVTGPSVRDYEITNAVTLCNPYIDGENCRSLPAASVLVSRHLWLARTVLSRRKLFGKTITAHGRPWFVHLESYPRKLASPVGITFPFVATHNHFALDRDARLFGSTSPVIKLREGAGEEEHLRLLGLLNSSTAGLWLKMVSHSKGTEGHQSGIKTELWEQFYEFTGTKILEFPLPAEYPTALATTLDNLAQQLAATSPVSLVANVIPTIAVLREARVQWESARARMVALQEELDWHVYALYNLHSGDLRVSENPDDPSIPALALGERAFEIVLARRVAAGEASDEWFKRHNSTPITEIPAHWPAPYRAIVQKRIDAIESNRAIGMVERPEYKRRWATEGWDALQEKALRSWLLDRIETRDHWYDENGLPALVTLARLTDALSRDEDFVSVAKLYAPRKDLPKVVAELLTDEHVPYLPALRYKPAGMKKRADWEEVWDLQRKEDAAPDELAKRKIRDTIPVPPKYTSADFLRASYWKARGKLDVPKERFISYAQTNTPTPELYGWAGWDHREQAQALATYFTNHPLSTEEITPFLAGLLELQPWLYQWHNEFEVNYSGSPADFFAGYRQQKQGEHGLTDDDLRNWRPAAATRGRRATTKK from the coding sequence GTGATCGACCGTATGGCTCTGTTAAGGGACCTGAAGCAGCAGGTGAAGGCGGTCGAGATCGACTTGGCGCGGCAGGTGCGGGCCGACGGTGAGATCGGGGTGCGACTGAAGACCGAGTACGACCAGGCGCGCAAGCTGGGGCGTACGGCTGCGACCTGGAACTCGTGGCTGGAGGAACGGGTCACGCAGGTCGCGGTGGCGTGGGTGCTGGGGACGGTGTTCATACGGTTCTGCGAGGACAACCGTCTGATTCCGGAGCCGTACCTGACGGGTGCGGACGGGGACCGGCGGGAGCTTGCCGAGGCGCGGTACGACGCGTACGTGGAGTCGGATGCGGATCCGACGTATCGGGGCTGGCTGGAGAAGTCCTTCGAGGAGCTGGGCGCGGGGCAGGCGGGTCGACTGCTGTTCGACCGCAAGCACAACCCGCTGTTCCAGATCCCGCTGTCGCATGACGGGGCGCGGGAGCTGGTGGAGTTCTGGCGGGGGAGGGACGAGGCGGGGGCGCTCGTCCACGACTTCACGGACCCACTGAACGAGGACGGCACGGAGGGGTGGGACACGCGGTTCCTGGGTGACCTGTACCAGGACCTGAGCGAGGCGGCGCGGAAGACGTATGCGCTGCTCCAGACGCCGGAGTTCGTCGAGGAGTTCATCCTCGACCGGACGATGGACCCGGCGGTGCGGGAGTTCGGGTACGAGGGCCTGAAGATGATCGACCCGACGTGCGGGTCGGGGCACTTCGTGCTGGGCGCGTTCCGGCGACTGGTGCGGATGTGGGGTGAGGGGCAGCCGGGGCGTGATGTGTACGAGCGGGTTCGGGCTGCTCTGGACTCCGTACACGGGGTTGACTTGAATCCCTTCGCGGTGGCTATTGCACGGTTCCGGTTGTTGGTTGCGGCTATGGCGACGAGTGGTTTGCGGACGATGACCGATGCTGCGAAGTGCGAGTGGCCGATTCATCTGGCGGTGGGTGATTCGCTTATTAAGGCGCGACAGATGGAATTGCCGCTGGGCGCTGATGAGAAGGGAACGGACCCGCTCGCGGAGTTCTCATTTGCGACGGAGGACGTACGCGATCATCCCGGGATCTTGCAGCAGGGGCGGTATCATGTGGTGGTCGGAAATCCGCCGTATATTCAGGTGGAGGACGCCAGCCTCAATAAGGTCTATCGCGATCTTTACGATGCCTGTGCTGGCAGCTATGCCCTTTCCGTGCCATTTGCTCAAAGGTTTTTCGAGCTGGCAAGGAAGGGGGGTGTCGATGGGTGCGGATACGGCTTGGTTGGGCAGATCACGGCGAATTCCTTCATGAAGCGCGAGTTCGGCACTAAACTCATTGAGAGCTACTTCCGTGACCGAGTCGAGCTGATGGAGGTAATCGATACTTCAGGTGCATATGTTCCGGGACACGGCACGCCGACTGTAATTCTGATCGGTAGGCGGCGTAACGGCAACGTACGCGCAGAGACCATTCGAACCGTGCGGAGTGTACAGGGTGAGCCCGCCACGCCGGAGAACGGCGAGGATGGTCTGGTGTGGAACGCGATTGTGGACCAGATCGATAAGCCAAGTTCCGTGAGTCAGTGGGTCTCCGTGGACGATCTAGAGCGTGATCGTTACTTCGGCAGGCAGCCGTGGATTCTGGCCGATGGGGGCCTTGAGATGGTAGAGCAGCTACGAGCTGCATCGCCTAGGCAGTTGACTCACGCGATTGATGCAATCGGCCGCACTACCAAGTCTGGCGCAGATGACATCTTCTTCCTTCCCGACGCGGCAGCCGCTAGGCGCATGAATCTAGCTGATTCGGTCCGCAAGCTCGTAACTGGACCAAGCGTTCGCGATTACGAAATCACGAATGCCGTTACGCTTTGCAACCCATACATAGACGGGGAAAATTGCAGGTCGCTGCCAGCCGCATCGGTGTTGGTGTCGAGGCATCTTTGGTTGGCGCGTACCGTCCTTTCTCGGCGCAAGCTCTTTGGCAAGACCATCACGGCGCATGGTCGTCCCTGGTTCGTGCATCTGGAGAGTTACCCCAGGAAGCTAGCCTCGCCAGTGGGTATCACGTTCCCCTTCGTGGCTACGCACAATCATTTCGCTCTGGACCGTGATGCGAGGCTGTTCGGCAGTACCTCGCCAGTAATCAAGCTTCGAGAGGGAGCGGGCGAGGAGGAACACCTGCGGCTGCTCGGACTGCTCAATAGCTCTACAGCTGGCTTGTGGCTCAAGATGGTGAGTCACAGCAAAGGGACTGAGGGGCATCAGTCCGGCATCAAGACGGAACTCTGGGAGCAGTTCTACGAGTTCACAGGAACCAAGATTCTAGAGTTCCCGCTGCCCGCTGAATACCCTACCGCCCTTGCAACGACCCTCGACAACCTTGCGCAGCAGCTTGCCGCCACTAGCCCCGTCTCTCTAGTGGCAAATGTAATTCCTACGATCGCCGTACTTCGCGAGGCACGCGTACAGTGGGAATCCGCTCGCGCCCGCATGGTTGCCCTCCAAGAAGAGCTGGACTGGCACGTCTACGCCCTCTACAACCTCCACTCAGGCGATCTGCGTGTCTCAGAGAACCCTGACGACCCCAGCATCCCGGCACTCGCTCTCGGCGAGCGCGCATTCGAGATCGTCCTCGCGCGCCGCGTCGCCGCGGGCGAGGCCAGCGACGAGTGGTTCAAGCGCCATAATTCCACCCCCATCACGGAGATCCCGGCCCACTGGCCCGCCCCCTACCGTGCCATCGTCCAGAAGCGCATCGACGCCATCGAGTCGAACCGCGCCATCGGCATGGTCGAGCGCCCCGAGTACAAGCGTCGCTGGGCTACCGAAGGCTGGGACGCCCTCCAGGAGAAGGCCCTGCGCTCCTGGCTCCTCGACCGCATCGAAACCCGCGACCACTGGTACGACGAGAATGGCCTCCCCGCCCTCGTCACCCTCGCCCGCCTGACGGACGCGCTCTCCCGCGACGAGGACTTCGTCTCCGTCGCCAAGCTCTACGCGCCCCGCAAGGACCTCCCCAAGGTCGTCGCGGAACTGCTCACGGACGAGCACGTCCCGTACCTCCCCGCCCTGCGCTACAAGCCCGCCGGCATGAAGAAGCGCGCCGACTGGGAAGAGGTATGGGACCTCCAGCGCAAGGAGGACGCGGCTCCCGACGAGCTTGCCAAGCGCAAGATCCGCGACACCATTCCCGTACCCCCGAAGTACACCTCGGCCGACTTCCTGCGTGCCTCCTACTGGAAGGCACGCGGCAAGCTCGACGTGCCCAAGGAGCGCTTCATCTCCTACGCGCAGACCAACACCCCCACCCCCGAGCTGTACGGGTGGGCCGGCTGGGATCACCGGGAGCAGGCCCAGGCCCTCGCCACGTACTTCACCAACCACCCGCTCTCCACCGAGGAGATCACCCCGTTCCTCGCGGGCCTGCTCGAACTCCAGCCGTGGCTGTACCAGTGGCACAACGAGTTCGAGGTGAACTACAGCGGCTCCCCAGCAGACTTCTTCGCCGGGTACCGGCAGCAGAAGCAGGGCGAGCACGGCCTCACCGACGACGACCTGCGCAACTGGCGCCCCGCCGCAGCCACCCGCGGTCGTCGCGCCACCACCAAGAAGTAG
- the pglY gene encoding BREX-2 system ATPase PglY, giving the protein MAQQPLLRDVIDIKESISTSDFVLSLAEATTPAGADHALKDYVVTERLLENFDEALGLIKSALDGHTSKAAYLHGSFGSGKSHFMAVLYALLSGNSTARARGEFDPVLTKHEWLGADGKKFLLVPYHMLGAKALEQRVLGGYVKHVKNLRPDAPTPQVYRTDSLFADIRAMRANIGDEGVIRGLGTTDDGDDEDEWGEGFAWNTQLLDTALDAEENHDADSRLDLVHPTTPAELRAKLVSDASTKLLPGFAKNAAEDEHGFISLDAGLSVIAEHAKSLGYDGLILFMDELILWLATLIHDQKFVAREASKITNFVEGGDARRAIPIVSFIARQRDLRELVGEEVSGAAESSIQDTLNLASGRFDKITLEDRNLPQIAHARLLKPNPESAHLVDAAFEQTKKVGTQVWDTLLGSDKGTTGADAESFRLTYPFSPAFMDTLVHISSALQRSRTGLKLMGQLLADHRDDLRLGQLVPVGDLYPVIAQGGDKPFTDSLKVVFEAADKLYKTKLRPYLLTSYDVTEDDVEQFLHRPDTLADPQLANRCRLFVGDNRLVCTLLLSALAPSVPALADLTIRRLGALNHGSVMAPIPGSEVGIIKNKVAEWAARFPEIKETGTDANPGVRLELSGVDVDSVIANAQVNDNPGNRLALAKRLLSEELGVEHGQFSDELTFVWRGTTRTAEIVFGNVADEDELPDHDLMPQEDGRWRIAVDLPFDETEYGPVEDADRMRRLRERQQGERSRTVAWLPAHLSAQRLSDFRRLVVIDKALSDEQRFDTQYAGHLNADNRSRAKGLLETQREALLKQVKGAFKQAYGLAQKQAADVALNFDDHLVALPDVDDLTLSFGQSLHDSGRHVAGKLLAHQYPAHPNLDPDGTETAVKPADARKVFTHVRAAAEARDGRIEVPAADRKLMQRVAGPLRLGQQKEAYFELSRYWADHFRQLASAQGVTGDLSLITLTDWTDKPEPRGLPDFLARLVVASFAEMDDRVWVRGGTVLDPAPELTQIKDHDALRSQPLPSESDWEAARQRYETVFGQKAPTLRRGRMVNQFARQIIESARAHQEHAADLVRQLEDHAGFLGLDETDDTGRLALARRSLELLKALTSAAGQGAAGAKKTVETLASFDLGAVSADRYGTSIKQARAVAEALAAAPWHTLELASGEGPEGAALLESLRNVARGDQRTGDLRDALTRTQREIVALVKRNRAAATPPAPAPPVPAGDDVSLETKTSDPRIPFTPQPSTTSGSGTVRRSGGGRTTAVRAVAELQAELAELASREPDATIEIIWRVVDR; this is encoded by the coding sequence ATGGCCCAGCAGCCGCTCCTCCGCGATGTCATCGACATCAAGGAGTCCATCTCCACCTCAGACTTCGTGTTGTCCCTCGCCGAGGCGACGACCCCTGCAGGGGCCGACCACGCTCTCAAGGACTACGTGGTCACGGAGCGGCTGCTGGAGAACTTCGACGAGGCCCTCGGCCTCATCAAGTCCGCGCTGGACGGCCACACCTCCAAGGCGGCCTACCTTCATGGCTCGTTCGGTTCCGGTAAGTCGCACTTCATGGCCGTGCTGTACGCGCTGCTCAGCGGCAACTCGACCGCCCGTGCGCGCGGTGAGTTCGACCCCGTACTGACCAAGCACGAGTGGCTCGGCGCGGACGGGAAGAAGTTCCTGCTCGTGCCGTACCACATGCTCGGGGCCAAGGCCCTGGAGCAGCGCGTGCTCGGCGGATACGTGAAGCACGTCAAGAACCTGCGCCCGGACGCGCCCACCCCGCAGGTGTACCGGACCGACTCCCTCTTCGCCGACATCCGCGCGATGCGCGCCAACATCGGCGACGAAGGAGTCATCCGCGGCCTTGGAACCACCGATGACGGTGACGACGAGGACGAGTGGGGCGAGGGCTTCGCCTGGAACACGCAGCTGCTCGACACCGCGCTCGACGCCGAGGAGAACCACGACGCCGACTCGCGGCTCGACCTCGTCCACCCGACCACGCCCGCCGAGCTGCGCGCCAAGCTGGTCAGCGACGCCAGCACCAAGCTTCTCCCCGGTTTTGCCAAGAACGCCGCCGAGGATGAACACGGCTTCATCTCCCTCGACGCCGGCCTGTCCGTCATCGCCGAGCACGCCAAGTCGCTCGGCTACGACGGGCTGATCCTTTTCATGGACGAGCTGATCCTTTGGCTCGCCACGCTCATCCACGACCAGAAGTTCGTCGCCCGCGAAGCCAGCAAGATCACGAACTTTGTTGAGGGCGGCGACGCGCGCCGGGCCATCCCCATCGTGTCCTTCATCGCCCGCCAGCGCGACCTTCGCGAACTCGTCGGCGAGGAGGTGTCCGGCGCGGCCGAGTCGTCCATCCAGGACACTCTCAATCTGGCCTCCGGCCGCTTCGACAAGATCACCCTCGAGGACCGTAACCTCCCGCAGATCGCGCACGCCCGACTCCTCAAGCCGAACCCCGAGTCCGCCCACCTCGTCGACGCAGCCTTTGAGCAGACCAAGAAGGTCGGCACCCAGGTCTGGGACACCCTGCTCGGCTCCGACAAGGGCACGACCGGCGCGGACGCCGAGTCGTTCCGGCTGACGTACCCCTTCTCACCGGCCTTCATGGACACCCTCGTCCACATCTCGTCCGCGCTGCAGCGCTCCCGTACCGGTCTGAAGCTGATGGGCCAGCTCCTCGCCGACCACCGCGACGACCTCCGGCTCGGGCAGCTCGTCCCCGTCGGCGACCTGTACCCCGTCATCGCGCAGGGTGGCGACAAGCCGTTCACCGACAGCCTGAAGGTCGTCTTCGAGGCCGCCGACAAGCTGTACAAGACCAAGCTCCGGCCGTACCTGCTCACCTCGTACGACGTCACCGAGGACGACGTCGAGCAGTTCCTCCACCGGCCCGACACCCTCGCCGACCCGCAACTGGCCAACCGCTGCCGTCTGTTCGTTGGCGACAACCGGCTCGTCTGCACCCTCCTGCTGTCCGCGCTCGCGCCCAGCGTGCCCGCACTCGCCGACCTGACCATCCGCCGGCTCGGCGCGCTCAATCACGGGTCCGTGATGGCGCCCATCCCGGGCAGCGAGGTCGGCATCATCAAGAACAAGGTTGCCGAGTGGGCGGCCCGTTTCCCCGAGATCAAGGAGACCGGCACCGACGCCAACCCGGGCGTACGGCTGGAACTCTCCGGCGTCGACGTGGACTCCGTCATCGCCAACGCCCAGGTCAACGACAACCCCGGCAACCGCCTCGCCCTCGCCAAGCGGCTGCTGTCGGAGGAACTAGGCGTCGAACACGGCCAGTTCAGCGACGAACTGACCTTCGTGTGGCGCGGCACCACCCGCACCGCCGAGATCGTCTTCGGGAACGTCGCCGACGAGGACGAGCTGCCCGACCACGACCTGATGCCTCAGGAGGACGGCCGCTGGCGCATCGCCGTCGACCTGCCCTTCGACGAGACCGAGTACGGGCCCGTCGAGGACGCCGACCGGATGCGGCGACTGCGCGAACGTCAGCAGGGCGAGCGGTCCCGTACCGTCGCCTGGCTGCCCGCACACCTCTCGGCCCAGCGCCTCTCCGACTTCCGGCGCCTCGTCGTCATCGATAAGGCCCTGTCCGACGAGCAGCGCTTCGACACCCAGTACGCAGGCCATCTCAACGCCGACAACCGCAGCCGGGCCAAGGGGCTCCTGGAGACCCAGCGCGAAGCTCTGCTCAAGCAGGTCAAGGGCGCCTTCAAGCAGGCGTACGGCCTTGCGCAGAAGCAGGCCGCCGACGTGGCACTCAACTTCGACGACCACCTGGTGGCCCTGCCCGACGTCGACGACCTCACCCTCTCCTTCGGGCAGTCGCTCCATGACAGCGGCCGGCACGTCGCAGGCAAGCTGCTCGCCCACCAGTACCCGGCCCATCCGAACCTCGACCCCGACGGGACCGAGACCGCGGTCAAGCCCGCCGACGCGCGGAAGGTGTTCACGCACGTACGGGCCGCGGCCGAAGCCCGCGACGGGCGCATCGAGGTCCCCGCCGCCGACCGCAAGCTGATGCAGCGGGTCGCCGGACCGCTCCGGCTCGGGCAGCAGAAGGAGGCGTACTTCGAGCTGTCCCGCTACTGGGCCGACCACTTCCGCCAGCTCGCCAGCGCGCAGGGCGTCACCGGTGACCTCAGCCTGATCACCCTCACCGACTGGACCGACAAGCCCGAACCGCGCGGCCTGCCCGACTTCCTCGCCCGGCTCGTCGTCGCCTCCTTCGCGGAGATGGACGACCGGGTGTGGGTACGCGGCGGCACCGTCCTCGACCCCGCGCCCGAGCTGACGCAGATCAAGGACCACGACGCCCTGCGCAGCCAGCCCCTGCCGAGCGAGAGCGACTGGGAGGCGGCCCGGCAGCGGTACGAAACGGTCTTCGGGCAGAAGGCGCCCACACTGCGACGCGGACGCATGGTCAACCAGTTCGCCCGCCAGATCATCGAGTCCGCCCGCGCTCACCAGGAGCACGCCGCCGACCTCGTACGGCAGCTGGAAGACCACGCCGGCTTCCTTGGCCTCGACGAGACCGACGACACCGGTCGGCTCGCGCTCGCCAGGCGCTCGCTCGAACTCCTCAAGGCCCTCACATCAGCGGCCGGTCAGGGCGCAGCCGGGGCTAAGAAGACCGTGGAGACTCTCGCCTCCTTCGACCTGGGAGCCGTCAGCGCCGACCGGTACGGCACGTCCATCAAGCAGGCCCGTGCCGTCGCGGAAGCGCTCGCGGCCGCCCCCTGGCACACGCTCGAACTCGCCTCCGGCGAAGGCCCCGAGGGTGCCGCGCTGCTCGAATCCCTCCGGAACGTGGCACGTGGAGACCAGCGCACCGGCGACCTGCGCGACGCCCTGACCCGTACGCAACGAGAAATCGTGGCGCTCGTGAAACGGAATCGGGCGGCTGCCACCCCGCCGGCTCCTGCGCCGCCGGTGCCCGCGGGGGATGACGTCTCCCTTGAGACGAAGACGAGCGACCCCCGGATCCCCTTCACCCCACAGCCGTCCACGACCAGCGGCTCGGGCACCGTGCGGCGCTCGGGCGGCGGCCGGACGACGGCAGTCCGAGCGGTGGCCGAACTCCAGGCAGAGCTGGCCGAGTTGGCGTCGCGCGAACCCGACGCCACGATTGAGATCATCTGGCGGGTCGTCGACCGATGA